The region GCTTGCGCATAGAGAACTTCCGTACCCTGTTCCAGGGGCAGACCGTGTCGCACTTGCCGCACTGGTAGCAGAACTTGACGGCGTCTCCGCCTTTCTCTTTTACCTCATCTATGACTTCTTTAAAGGGGGCTACGGTTTCCACGGTATGATTTCCTTATTCTCAGCTTGACGTCTCATTCTTCTGTGACAGTCGTGCCACAGTATCCATTACCTTCTGCGCGCCGTATTTATCGACCAGGGACTCAAAGGCTATGTCGAGATCCTGTTGTTCTTCCTGCTCCTCGACTTCCTCTTCCCGTTCCTCGTAGATCAACGCATCATTGAGGCACCACTGGACGCACAACGGTTTCTCCTGGGGCGGATCGTCTTCGCACATATCGCACTTGAGAGGGAGACCCGAGTCGGGTTCGTGGAAGAGCGTCCTGGAGGGGCACGCAGCCCTGCAGAAACCGCATTCATCGTATTCTTTTCCATCTATTACGTACTTGTCTCTGCCCATGCATTCTGAGGGCGTGTATTCGCCGGCATAGAGAGGCACATACACATCCTTGATCGGGTGACGAACCATCCTGATGCGCGAGCGCTCGGGATTATTACTACTGTACTTGGGGTTGGCGTGGAAGGCAGAGCAGATCACCTCGCATGCACGGCAGCCATTACACTTGTCAAGATCGACCTTGATAGTCTTGATTTTCTTTTTAATCTTGGCCATTTTTGATTATCCCTCTCTTTTCAAGATCTTCGGCAACGTAGCCCAGATCCAGATTCTCCAGCGTCTCTTTTGTGGGGATACCGTCGCTATTCCATCCCTTGAACTTGTAATAGGCATCAAGCAGTTTTTCTTCGAGTTCTGGGAAACGCTTCTTCCAGTGATCTTCCGGTGGTTTCTCGTCCGCTCTTCTCAAGCCTTTCCTTACGTTGAACGCTCTCAGGAAACTCCGGTTTCTCCGGTATACCTGCTTGAGGCCTTCCTCGTCCATGTCGATCCCTGTTGCGGCCGAGATCAATTTTGGATAATTGTGAATGTGGTAAGGAGGCTTCAACGGGAAGGACGAGAGGCCTGCGCAGACGCCGAGCGCATCATCGATGTAGTGCATCATTTCCTGCCAGTCAACAATATCAACGGACATGTCAACGGTCGGGAAATAGGGGTTGGAGCGCTCTCCTCTGGGCTCCCAGTCAAGGACGATCTGCTTGAACTTGTCATCCGGAACCTGGATCCAGTCGCTTATGAATTCCTGCCGCTCCTCCATGGTCATGAAGGGCGCTTGCGGGAACTGGCCTTCGATCTGTGTGATGTTTATCTTCTCGCCCGTGGCGTACATGAGGAAGTAGACCGGGTTAAGCATGCCGAGCTTGAGGGGCAGCTGCTCATGTTTTTTGATGTTGTTGTGCGCATACTCCTCCGCGCCTTTGCCGATCTTCTGGGCTGCCCAGTGCGTACCGTCAGCCAGGATGTCGCCTATGCCTTCGCGGCGCACGATGCGGTCGAGTAACCAGTAGAATTTTCCTTCGTTGTCTGACGGGCATCCTTCAAAGTCAGCATCACTCAGAATGCCGGCCTCCTTCAACTCAAAGGCGAAGGCCATGATCTGCGGCGTGGAGAAGCCGTCCACACCATACTCAGTCGCGCGCTGAGCGATCCTGAAGCCGAAATCCAGATCGGAGTAAGCTGCCATGGTATACGTGAGCTTGGAGAAGCATTTCATCATGTAGGTCGAGATTCCAGGAACGGAAATGATGGCGCCGCATTTCATGGGGCAGTTGTAGCAGCTTATCAATCTTGTCCGTACCAGTTCCTGAGTGTCTCTCCATTTCTTTTCGACTTCCTGATTCCAGAAGTCCTTTCTCCTCGTGCGGGCGTTTCCCCACATAAAGTTCTCAGTGTGCCACTTCTCATCAAAGTGGAGCATCTCCTGAGGTGAACCAAGGCCCTGCAGAATCGTCATAACATTGGGGACCGGGTTCTCATTTCTGAACTTGATGTACTTAAGCACCTCGTTACACAGCTGAATGAATTCTGCCGGTCGCGCCAGGTTAATGTCTTTTGTGCCGCGGACCGCGATGGCCTTTATTCCTTTGTCTCCCATGACTGCGCCCAGGCCGAGGCGGCTCGCGCTGGAACGGCCCTGCTCGATAGAGGCGGTGAAGACTCGGTTTTCACCGGCCAGCCCGATGGCCGCCACCTGGATGTTGGGATCCTTCAGTTCCTCTTTGATCATCTCCGCAGTTTGAACTGCACCTATGCCCTTTAAATGAGAGGCATCCCGGATTTCCACCTTGTCGTTCTGTATCCATATGTAGACCAGCTCCGGGGATTTTCCACGGAAGATTATCTTGTCGTACCCGGCGTACTTCAGTTCCGGAGCGAAGAATCCGCCCATCATTGAATAGCCCATCAACAGCGTTTGGGGAGAAAGGGCTGAAACTATTGTGCGATTAGCGCCGGTTGCAGGCGTGCCGCACAGAAGGCCGGTGCTGAAGATGAGCGGGTTCTCCGGAGCAAACGGTTCCTTTTCAGGGGGAACCCTGTCCCAGAGAATCTTGGTGCTGGTGCCCAATCCTCCGAGGTGAAGCTCGGTCAGCCTCGGGTCTGTTTCCACCCGTTCAATGTTTCCCGTTGAAAGGTCTATTTCCAGGTTAAATCCTGTCTCTGCATACCTCATAGTTGGCCCCTCTTCTTCTCTCTTCCTTGCAGTCGAACCGGTTCTTCGCCGCAAAGATTGTTCATATTTTCACTTACACTTTTTGTATACCAAAACTTCAACACGCCTGTCAAGAAGAAGAGCGTGTGGCGTTCATTTTGCTGCATACAGCTCACCTCTGTTGGACCATTGATTCTAAACGGTAACTGATCTCTTCAGAAATGCCTTTGAGAAAGGCCGTCAGTTCGGGAATAGAAGACTCCGGCACCTGGTGCGTCAGGCCAACTGCCCATATCGCGGCCTGCACGTCCTTGGAGCCTGTTTTCAGTGGAACCGCAAAGCCGATCATACCCTCGACGTAGCCCTCTTTGTCGTAGACGATGCCGTCTCTTCTCGCCTCCAGAAGCGTTTCCTTATAGGCTTCCCTGTCAGTGATAGAGTAGGGTGTATACCTTCTGAGTTCGGATCGGCCGAGGATCTCATCGATCTCCTCGTCGGAGAGCTGCGAGAGCATGGCCTTGATGCCTGGGCCCGCGAGGATCGGCATCTGCATGCCTACATCAGTTGAAACTTTGAGGCCGTAGGCCGAATCCACTTTGTCTATAAGGATGGCCTGACGATCGGACCGGATGCCCAGGAAGGCTGAAAGTTTCGTTTTTTCATTGATCATTTCTAAGTAGGGATGAACGGTCTGGATCAGTGCCGATCGCTTTCCGGCTATGCTCCCCAATATATAAAAGCGGGTACCGAACACAAATTTTCCATCCTGCCTGTGCTCGAGGATGTTGAGGTCTTTGAGTGTGTGGCCGATGTTAAAGACCGTGCTCTTGTTAAGGGAAAGCTTTCCCGATATGTCGCTGATGCCCATGGGTTCACTTGACTGCGCAAGCAAATCCAGAATAGCGAAACATTTATCGATTGCGGGAACTCTTCTGAATCCGCGGTTCATACTCTAATGACATCGCTCCGACGAACGTAGGGGAAACAGAGGGCCAAGGAAGCAGCGTGCAAAAAACCGTGAAGTGACTGCAACTGTAATCTCCGGGAGCTATGCCCTCTTTTCAATACTGACGGCGCACACCTTATACTCGGGGATCTTGGCTACAGGATCCAGTGCCGGGTTGGTCAATACGTTCGCAGCGCTCTCAGCAAAGTGGAACGGTATGTAGACAGTAGTTCTCTCCACCCGTTCGCTGAGGTCTGCCTTTATTTCGATTTCACCCCTTCTGGAACGGATCTTTATCCACTCTCCCTGAGAGATCTTCAACCTCTTTGCCTCTTGAGGATTGATTTCCACGTATCCTTCTTCCATTTCCTGATGGAGCGAAGGTGAGCGGCGACTCATGGTGCCTGTATGATAATGGACGTACGTTCTTCCCGTAGTCAACATGTAGGGATACTCTTTGTCCGGCAGTTCTGCAGGCGGCAGGTAGCCGACAGCGTGAAATAATCCCTTTCCGCGGGTAAACTGATTCTTATGCAGGTAAGGTGTTCCAGCGTGCTCGCGATTGAGGCACGGCCAGTGCAATCCATCCTGATCTATCCGATCATAGTGGATACCGCCGTAGCTTGGAGTGATCTCTGCAATCTCCTCCATTATCCGGGAAGGATCCGCATACTTCATTTCATAACCTAACCGGGACGACAGTTCGGTGATAATCTCCCAATCCTGCCGCGAATCCCCCAGGGGTTCGATGGCCTTTCTTACCCGTTTGACTTTCCGTTCGGTGTTGGTGAACGTGCCATCCTTTTCAGCAAAGCTCACTCCCGGAAGAACCACGTTCGCAAGGCGGGCGCTCTCTGTCATGAAAATATCCTGGACCACGAGGAAGTCGAGCGCCTTCAGGGCTTCGCTCACGTGCTGGATATCGGGATCGCTTACCATCGGGTTTTCTCCGAGGATATACATTGCCTTGATTTTGCCTTCCAAAGCTCCTTTTAACATGTCTGTTAATGTCAGTCCATTTTGCGTGGAGAGCTTGGCGTTCCAGGCTTTTCCGAATTTCTCGGCGCTCCTTGCGTCAGTAACCGCTTGATAGCCGGTATATACATTGGGCAGGCCACCCACGTCGCAGGCTCCCTGAACGTTGTTTTGACCACGCAGCGGGTTCACGCCCGTGCTTTCGCGACCGATCTGGCCGCAGAGCAGGGCGAGATTGGCCAGAGACTTAACATTATCAACGCCTGTTGTGTGCTGGGTAATGCCCATGGCGTAGAAGATCATCGAGGATTCTGAACGCGCGTACGCTTCTGCTATCCGCCTCACGTCCTGTGCGCTTACGCCGGTGATCTTTTCTACCTTTTCCGGCGTGTATCCTTCTACTGCCTTTTTAAATTCCTCAAAGCCTTCTGTGCGCTCTTCGACAAAAGCAGCGTTGTGCCATCCTTCTGCAAGGATGACATTCATAATGCCGTTGATGAGCGCCACATCGGTTCCCAGATTCTGACGGACGTGAATGTCGGCATGCGCCGCCAGGTGAATCTTCATGGGGTCTGCAACAATGAGCCTGGCTCCTTTCTCTTTCGCCTTGAGAATGCGCGTGCCTATGAGAGGGTGGGCCTCCGTCGTGTTGGAGCCGATGACGAAGATGCACTTGGCTCCTTCGATTTCGTCAATAGTGTTGGTCATCGCCCCACTTCCGAAAGCGGCGGCCAGACCGGCCACCGTTGAGGAGTGTCAGAGACGAGCGCAGTGATCGACGTTGTTAGTGCCGAAGACTGCCCGTGCCAGTTTCTGAAAGAGGTAATTCTCCTCGTTGGTGCACTTGGCGGAACAGAGGAACCCGATACTGTCCGGTCCATGTTCATCCCTGATTTTCTTGAGCGTATCCGCGGTCACCTGCAGTGCCTTATCCCACGTTACCTCGTTGAATTGACCATCGCTCTTCAGCAGCGGTTTGGAGAGCCGATCCTTGCTCTGGATGAATTCGTTGATGTTCCACCCTTTCACGCAGAGGCTGCCCCGGCTAACCTGATCGGTCTTGCAGGGCATGGCCCCAACCACCTGCCCGTCAATAACTTCCAGGTATATTCCGCAGCCGCAGCCGCAATAACCGCAGGTTGTGAGAACTGATTTGTAGTCCATTGTTACCTCTTACGTTCTATTATTGGGGCTCACGTCGCCCCCTCCAGTGGCAAGCCACGTGGGGCCTCCCCTCCACCCTCCAGCCGCTGAGCGGCTGCGGGTACCCGGTCGCCGTGCTCGCTAGATAGATTTCCATAGGGGAACGCATGAAAATCTATTTGTTAACGTCCGAGATGTCCATCGTAGGCTCCCCCAGAAGGTTTAAAGGGGATTTTGCCTTGGTATCTTCTCCCGTCCTGTAATCAAATAAATTCTCGACGATTTTACCAACCTCTTTGTAGAGCGTCCGGACGGGAATATCCGA is a window of Syntrophorhabdales bacterium DNA encoding:
- a CDS encoding aldehyde ferredoxin oxidoreductase N-terminal domain-containing protein; translation: MRYAETGFNLEIDLSTGNIERVETDPRLTELHLGGLGTSTKILWDRVPPEKEPFAPENPLIFSTGLLCGTPATGANRTIVSALSPQTLLMGYSMMGGFFAPELKYAGYDKIIFRGKSPELVYIWIQNDKVEIRDASHLKGIGAVQTAEMIKEELKDPNIQVAAIGLAGENRVFTASIEQGRSSASRLGLGAVMGDKGIKAIAVRGTKDINLARPAEFIQLCNEVLKYIKFRNENPVPNVMTILQGLGSPQEMLHFDEKWHTENFMWGNARTRRKDFWNQEVEKKWRDTQELVRTRLISCYNCPMKCGAIISVPGISTYMMKCFSKLTYTMAAYSDLDFGFRIAQRATEYGVDGFSTPQIMAFAFELKEAGILSDADFEGCPSDNEGKFYWLLDRIVRREGIGDILADGTHWAAQKIGKGAEEYAHNNIKKHEQLPLKLGMLNPVYFLMYATGEKINITQIEGQFPQAPFMTMEERQEFISDWIQVPDDKFKQIVLDWEPRGERSNPYFPTVDMSVDIVDWQEMMHYIDDALGVCAGLSSFPLKPPYHIHNYPKLISAATGIDMDEEGLKQVYRRNRSFLRAFNVRKGLRRADEKPPEDHWKKRFPELEEKLLDAYYKFKGWNSDGIPTKETLENLDLGYVAEDLEKRGIIKNGQD
- a CDS encoding IclR family transcriptional regulator, which gives rise to MNRGFRRVPAIDKCFAILDLLAQSSEPMGISDISGKLSLNKSTVFNIGHTLKDLNILEHRQDGKFVFGTRFYILGSIAGKRSALIQTVHPYLEMINEKTKLSAFLGIRSDRQAILIDKVDSAYGLKVSTDVGMQMPILAGPGIKAMLSQLSDEEIDEILGRSELRRYTPYSITDREAYKETLLEARRDGIVYDKEGYVEGMIGFAVPLKTGSKDVQAAIWAVGLTHQVPESSIPELTAFLKGISEEISYRLESMVQQR
- the fdhF gene encoding formate dehydrogenase subunit alpha; this encodes MDYKSVLTTCGYCGCGCGIYLEVIDGQVVGAMPCKTDQVSRGSLCVKGWNINEFIQSKDRLSKPLLKSDGQFNEVTWDKALQVTADTLKKIRDEHGPDSIGFLCSAKCTNEENYLFQKLARAVFGTNNVDHCARLUHSSTVAGLAAAFGSGAMTNTIDEIEGAKCIFVIGSNTTEAHPLIGTRILKAKEKGARLIVADPMKIHLAAHADIHVRQNLGTDVALINGIMNVILAEGWHNAAFVEERTEGFEEFKKAVEGYTPEKVEKITGVSAQDVRRIAEAYARSESSMIFYAMGITQHTTGVDNVKSLANLALLCGQIGRESTGVNPLRGQNNVQGACDVGGLPNVYTGYQAVTDARSAEKFGKAWNAKLSTQNGLTLTDMLKGALEGKIKAMYILGENPMVSDPDIQHVSEALKALDFLVVQDIFMTESARLANVVLPGVSFAEKDGTFTNTERKVKRVRKAIEPLGDSRQDWEIITELSSRLGYEMKYADPSRIMEEIAEITPSYGGIHYDRIDQDGLHWPCLNREHAGTPYLHKNQFTRGKGLFHAVGYLPPAELPDKEYPYMLTTGRTYVHYHTGTMSRRSPSLHQEMEEGYVEINPQEAKRLKISQGEWIKIRSRRGEIEIKADLSERVERTTVYIPFHFAESAANVLTNPALDPVAKIPEYKVCAVSIEKRA